A region of the bacterium genome:
ATAAAGTGGAAAAGTGTGGTAAAATATAACAAGTTATAAATCTCGTAAGGTTATAAAGTTTTTAAAGTAAAAGAACAATCATGGAAGAAAAAACTTTTTTAAGCCCGGCAATAAAAGCAATATTATTTTTTACAATTATTCTTTTAACCGGAATTTTGCTGATCGCGATAAGCGATCCGTTTAAAAAAGCGCTTGCGCCGACACCAGCGCCTTCAATCGAGCCATAACTGCCAGCAACAAAGGAGATTATACAAAATAAATAATTTAAATTTAAAAATCTATGACAAAAATCGCGATTAATGGCTTTGGCCGAATCGGAAGACTGGCTTTTAGGAATATCCTAGACCAACATCCGAAATTACAGATCGTCGCAATCAATGATCTGACTGATTCAAAAACTCTGGCGCATTTACTGAAATATGATTCCAACTATGGGATTTATTCAAGGAATGTTGGTTCTGATGCGGAAAATATTATTGTGGATAAAAAGAAATATCGTGTTTTTGCCGAGAAAGATCCGGCAAAATTGCCGTGGGGAAAGCTTGGGGTTGATGTAGTGCTCGAATGCACGGGATTTTTTACGGATTACGCTGGCAACCTGAACCATATAAATGCCGGAGCGAAGAAAGTGATCATCAGCGCGCCGACCAAAGACAACGAAAAAATCAATACTTTTGTGCTGGGAGTAAATGAAGAAAAATATAACCCAAAAAATGATCATATAATTTCCAACGGTTCTTGTACTACCAATTGCTTGGCGCCTTTGGCAAAAGTCCTTGAAGATAATTTTGGAGTGGAACAGGCTTTTGTCGGAACAACTCATAGTTACACCAATAGCCAGCGCTTGCTTGATCTGCCGGCAAAAAACATCAGAGAAGCGCGAGCCGCCGCGTTGAGCATTATTCCTTCCACTACCGGCGCGGCCAAGGCGGTTTTTCAAACGGTTCCTTCGCTTAAGAATAAGATAAGCGGTTACGCTTTGCGCGTACCTACCCCGGTCGTTTCTATTGCCGATTTCACTGCCATAATCAAAAAAAAGACTACCGTTCAGGAAGTAAACGATATTTTCCGGAAAGCATCGAAAAATGAGTTGAAAGGAATTTTGGAGGTTTCGGACGAAAAGCTTGTTTCAGTTGACTTTAAAGGAAATCCGCTTTCGGCGATCGTTGATGCCGAATTAACGCTAGTTCAAGAAAATCTGGTAAAAGTGACCGCTTGGTACGATAATGAGTGGGGATACACTTGCCGATTGGCGGAAATGGCGGAATATATCGGCAAAAAAATGTAATAAGTAAATTATGAAATTTTTAAAAAGCATTCCGCAGAAAGAGTTGAAAAACAAGCGCGTTTTATTGCGTACTGATTTTAATGTTCCAATTGGCAAAAATGGCAAGATAAGCGGCAACGAAGACTGGAGGATCAAAGCCGCGCTGCCAACGATCAAATATTTATTAAAGCAAAAAGCAAAGATAATTTTGCTTTCACACCTAGGAAGGCCGAAAGGAAAAGTTATTGAGAAATTGCGGCTTGACCCCGTTCAAAACAAGCTTTCCCGCTTGCTTGGGATCTCAATTAAAAAAACGCCGGATTGTATTGGAAAAGACGTGGAGAAAGCTGTTAGAAAAATGAAAGCGGGTAAAATTTTAATGCTTGAAAATTTAAGATTTCACGAAGAAGAAGAAAATAATAATGAAAAATTTGCGAAAAAACTGGCGAAGCTCGGCGATATTTACATTAATGACGCTTTCAGCGACTCGCACCGAAAACACGCGTCAATCGCCGGGATTACAAAATATTTGCCTTCTTACGCCGGATTATTGATGGAAAAAGAGCTGGAACTGATGAGCGACGCGATCCGCCCTGATCATCCCGCGATTGCGATCATCGGAGGCGCTAAGCTGGAAACAAAATTGCCGGCAGTGAATGCTTTGGCGAAAATTTACGATCATGTTCTGGTTGGCGGTATGATCGCCAATGAAATTCTTAATACGTCGATCAAGAATGAGATTGCTTCCAATGTCGTTTTGCCCAAAGTTGGCAGCTTGGAAAAACAAAAATACTTCGATATCGGTGAAAATGCGATTGGGAAGTTTTCCGAACTTATACAAATCGCAAAATTTATTATCTGGAACGGGCCGATGGGAAAATTCGAAGAAAATGAATACAGCCAGGGAACGCGCGGTATAATCAAAGCGATAAAAATTGCTTATAATTGCGGAGCGCGTGTTTTGATCGGCGGAGGCGAAACAATTTATGCGGTGCAAAAGTTCGCGCCGGAATTGATGGATAAAAAAATAAAAGGTTTTAATATTTCCACCGGCGGCGGAGCCATGCTGGATTTCTTGGCAGGGAAGAGACTGCCGGGGATTGAGGCGCTGAAAAATTTTTAAAACCATCGTATTTTTTAATTATTCGAATACTTTATTTTATGGAATATAAAACATATTTTTTAAAAATATCAGGATTAGCTTTTTTATTTTTTTCGCTTTTAACTTTTTTATTGTCGTCGTTTTATCCTCAGGCGGCAATGGCGGCAAATCCTCCGCTAAGCAATTCTGGCGGCGGAAGCTGGACGCAAAAATACGGCATTGGAATTGGCAACTCAACCGCTAGCGTGCTATCCGGTTATCAATTTCGAGTCAATCTAAGTACTGCTGTTTTTGGAAATCCTTATACTAATATCAAAGCTGATGGATCCGATATACGTTTTACTAATTCTGCCGGCGCGGAGTTGTCATATTGGATAGAGAAAGGTTCTTGGAATAATACGGGAAATTCAATTGTTTGGGTTAAAATTGATTCAATTGCGGCTTCTCCAAATATTACCACAATTTATATGTATTATGGCAATTCTTTGGCTACAAGCTCAAGCAACGCGCAAAATACTTTTGATTTTTTTGATGATTTTGACGGAGCGGTATTAGATGCGGCAAAATGGAATCCCGCGCCAGATATTCTTAATACTTGCGGTACGCCAACTATAAACTCTACTTTGTTAGGTTCAGTGCTAAAAATTACAACCACTTCGTCTAATTCAGACCCATGCGGTCAGCACGAGGTTATAAAAACTTTATCCAGTTTTTCCGTAAACCATGCGATTAGGGCAAAAGAAAAAGACAATTCCGGATCTTGGTATCCGGGAACATTTGGCTTCGGACTTCATCTTCCTCTACCTCAAAATGGCGTAATGAAAGGAATTTGTACTAACCATCAGTATTGTTTAATAACAGTGAAGGATTCAAATATTTTTTCTTCAGCCACTAAAATAACCGATAATTTATGGTATATTTTTGATCTATTGTGGACTGATTCATTAGCTACACTAACTAGAAACGATGTTGTGTTAGGTACAAATAGCGATACCAATAAAATTCCGACGTCATCGCTTCCCGTCACTATGGGAAATGTTGGCGACATGGGGGGGGGAGCATCCAACACTGAAATAAATATGGACTGGATTGCGGTGCGGCAATTTATCAATCCCGAACCGGCGATTGTTCCGTCCAGTTGCACACTTTCCAGCGATGCGGATAATAATGCGGTGTTAAAAGGCGAAAAAGTGAAACTGAGTTGGATAACAGTAAACGTAACAAATCCTACGATTAATAATGGTATCGGACTTGTTAGTCCGGCGGAATCGGGTAGTATTACAGTCGGTCCGATAAATAGTTCCGTCACTTATAC
Encoded here:
- a CDS encoding DUF2341 domain-containing protein, whose amino-acid sequence is MEYKTYFLKISGLAFLFFSLLTFLLSSFYPQAAMAANPPLSNSGGGSWTQKYGIGIGNSTASVLSGYQFRVNLSTAVFGNPYTNIKADGSDIRFTNSAGAELSYWIEKGSWNNTGNSIVWVKIDSIAASPNITTIYMYYGNSLATSSSNAQNTFDFFDDFDGAVLDAAKWNPAPDILNTCGTPTINSTLLGSVLKITTTSSNSDPCGQHEVIKTLSSFSVNHAIRAKEKDNSGSWYPGTFGFGLHLPLPQNGVMKGICTNHQYCLITVKDSNIFSSATKITDNLWYIFDLLWTDSLATLTRNDVVLGTNSDTNKIPTSSLPVTMGNVGDMGGGASNTEINMDWIAVRQFINPEPAIVPSSCTLSSDADNNAVLKGEKVKLSWITVNVTNPTINNGIGLVSPAESGSITVGPINSSVTYTMTATSSSGPTTCSLPIGVIIPPTGGLVPCARLADNLATNEIDESKPCTLCAMFYMLKNIINFAMTLAIGIGVFILVIAGLLYATSAGNTGKIELAKSAITSAIIGIAIVFIAWMVIAVILQGMGYANMTTWNQVNCIL
- a CDS encoding phosphoglycerate kinase; its protein translation is MKFLKSIPQKELKNKRVLLRTDFNVPIGKNGKISGNEDWRIKAALPTIKYLLKQKAKIILLSHLGRPKGKVIEKLRLDPVQNKLSRLLGISIKKTPDCIGKDVEKAVRKMKAGKILMLENLRFHEEEENNNEKFAKKLAKLGDIYINDAFSDSHRKHASIAGITKYLPSYAGLLMEKELELMSDAIRPDHPAIAIIGGAKLETKLPAVNALAKIYDHVLVGGMIANEILNTSIKNEIASNVVLPKVGSLEKQKYFDIGENAIGKFSELIQIAKFIIWNGPMGKFEENEYSQGTRGIIKAIKIAYNCGARVLIGGGETIYAVQKFAPELMDKKIKGFNISTGGGAMLDFLAGKRLPGIEALKNF
- the gap gene encoding type I glyceraldehyde-3-phosphate dehydrogenase; this translates as MTKIAINGFGRIGRLAFRNILDQHPKLQIVAINDLTDSKTLAHLLKYDSNYGIYSRNVGSDAENIIVDKKKYRVFAEKDPAKLPWGKLGVDVVLECTGFFTDYAGNLNHINAGAKKVIISAPTKDNEKINTFVLGVNEEKYNPKNDHIISNGSCTTNCLAPLAKVLEDNFGVEQAFVGTTHSYTNSQRLLDLPAKNIREARAAALSIIPSTTGAAKAVFQTVPSLKNKISGYALRVPTPVVSIADFTAIIKKKTTVQEVNDIFRKASKNELKGILEVSDEKLVSVDFKGNPLSAIVDAELTLVQENLVKVTAWYDNEWGYTCRLAEMAEYIGKKM